From Cetobacterium somerae ATCC BAA-474, the proteins below share one genomic window:
- a CDS encoding exodeoxyribonuclease III, whose amino-acid sequence MKKLISWNVNGFRAVLQKNFLEYFNSIDADIFCLQEIKLQEGQVDFNPEGYNCYWNYAEKKGYSGTAIFTKEIPVSVSYDIGIDHHDKEGRVITLEFKDYYLVNVYTPNSQTELARLEYRMTWEDDFRNYLLNLDSKKPVILCGDLNVAHTEIDLKNPKSNKTNAGFTVEERNKFSELLESGFVDSFRYLHPDAIEKYSWWSYRFSARKNNAGWRIDYFVVSNKIKDKIVEANIHNDILGSDHCPVELIIKELS is encoded by the coding sequence ATGAAAAAATTAATTTCTTGGAATGTTAATGGATTTAGAGCTGTTCTTCAAAAAAATTTTTTAGAATACTTTAATTCAATCGATGCTGATATTTTTTGTTTACAAGAAATAAAACTTCAAGAGGGACAAGTTGATTTCAATCCAGAAGGATACAACTGCTATTGGAACTATGCTGAAAAAAAAGGTTATTCAGGAACAGCTATATTTACAAAAGAAATTCCAGTATCTGTATCATATGATATAGGTATAGACCATCATGATAAAGAGGGAAGAGTTATTACCTTAGAATTTAAAGATTACTATCTAGTAAATGTTTATACTCCTAACTCACAAACTGAATTAGCTAGATTAGAATATAGAATGACTTGGGAAGATGATTTTAGAAACTATCTTTTAAATTTAGATTCAAAAAAACCTGTAATTCTTTGTGGAGATTTAAATGTTGCACATACTGAAATTGATTTAAAAAACCCAAAATCAAATAAAACAAATGCAGGATTTACTGTTGAAGAAAGAAATAAATTTAGTGAACTACTTGAAAGTGGATTTGTAGACAGTTTTAGATATTTACATCCAGATGCTATTGAAAAATACTCTTGGTGGTCATACAGATTCAGCGCTCGAAAAAATAATGCTGGTTGGAGAATAGATTACTTTGTAGTTTCTAATAAAATAAAAGATAAAATTGTTGAAGCAAATATTCATAACGATATTTTGGGCTCTGATCATTGCCCTGTAGAACTTATAATAAAAGAGCTCTCTTAA